Proteins encoded within one genomic window of Brassica rapa cultivar Chiifu-401-42 chromosome A09, CAAS_Brap_v3.01, whole genome shotgun sequence:
- the LOC103869050 gene encoding cytochrome c oxidase subunit 6b-1, which yields MAESVSSQTPSLSEQYHLEKEVKPVEVAPEVTTTQAEEVETKEDSPSEEAVEDKSESPEVPSEEAPAAAEENNEENTTEEVAEETPDEIKLETAPADFRFPTTNQTRHCFTRYIEYHRCVSAKGDDAPECDKFSKFYRSLCPGEWVDRWNEQRENGTFPGPL from the exons ATGGCGGAATCTGTTTCTTCTCAAACTCCGTCGCTCTCGGAG CAATATCATTTGGAGAAAGAAGTGAAGCCTGTTGAAGTGGCACCAGAAGTTACTACTACTCAAGCTGAAGAGGTTGAAACCAAGGAAGATTCTCCTTCTGAGGAAGCAGTTGAAGACAAGTCTGAGTCTCCTGAAGTGCCCTCTGAAGAGGCTCCTGCTGCAGCTGAAGAAAATAATGAGGAAAACACTACTGAAGAAGTTGCCGAGGAGACTCCTGATGAGATCAAG cTTGAGACAGCTCCTGCTGATTTCCGTTTCCCGACAACAAACCAAACTAGGCATTGTTTCACACGTTACATCGAATATCACAG ATGTGTATCTGCCAAGGGTGACGATGCTCCCGAGTGCGATAAATTTTCAAAGTTTTATCGATCTCTTTGCCCCGGCGAATGG GTTGATAGGTGGAACGAGCAAAGAGAGAATGGAACTTTCCCTGGTCCTCTTTAA
- the LOC103869052 gene encoding phospho-2-dehydro-3-deoxyheptonate aldolase 1, chloroplastic — protein MALMNGSLNLPSIYTHRQSTFSSAAPRTTSLRISAVQTDPKPPSSSVTTPATATKTVGVNVGKSKWSPESWKTKTALQQPEYPDLAELEAVLETIEAFPPIVFAGEARLLEERLGQAAMGEAFLLQGGDCAESFKEFNANNIRDTFRILLQMGAVLMFGGQVPVVKVGRMAGQFAKPRSDSFEERNGVKLPSYRGDNINGDAFDSKSRIPDPQRMIRAYCQSAATLNLLRAFATGGYAAMQRVTQWNLDFTEKSEQGDRYRELANRVDEALGFMHAAGLTLDHPIMQTTDFWTSHECLLLPYEQSLTRLDSTSGLYYDCSAHMIWVGERTRQLDGAHVEFLRGVANPLGIKVSDKMDPKELVKLIEILNADNKPGRITIITRMGAENMRVKLPHLIRAVRRAGQIVTWVSDPMHGNTIKAPCGLKTRPFDSILAEVRAFFDVHEQEGSHPGGVHLEMTGQNVTECIGGSRTVTFDDLGSRYHTHCDPRLNASQSLELSFIIAERLRKRRIKSQQAFSI, from the exons atggcgCTCATGAACGGAAGCCTGAATCTACCATCGATATACACCCACCGTCAGTCAACCTTCTCCTCCGCCGCGCCAAGAACCACGTCCCTCCGGATCTCCGCCGTGCAAACCGACCCAAAACCACCATCTTCGTCGGTGACGACTCCTGCGACGGCGACGAAGACCGTCGGGGTTAATGTGGGTAAATCCAAATGGTCGCCGGAGAGCTGGAAGACGAAGACAGCGCTTCAGCAGCCGGAGTACCCTGATTTAGCTGAGCTTGAAGCTGTGCTGGAGACGATCGAGGCTTTTCCTCCGATCGTCTTCGCCGGAGAAGCGAGGTTGCTCGAGGAAAGGCTAGGTCAAGCCGCGATGGGTGAAGCGTTTCTGTTACAGGGAGGTGATTGTGCGGAGAGCTTCAAAGAGTTCAACGCTAACAACATTCGTGACACCTTTAGGATTCTTCTCCAGATGGGTGCTGTTTTGATGTTCGGTGGTCAAGTCCCTGTCGTTAAG GTTGGAAGAATGGCGGGTCAATTTGCGAAACCGAGGTCTGATTCGTTTGAGGAGAGGAATGGAGTGAAGCTTCCGAGTTACAGAGGAGATAACATCAATGGAGATGCGTTTGATTCCAAGTCTAGGATTCCTGATCCACAGAGGATGATCAGAGCTTACTGTCAATCTGCAGCTACTTTGAATCTTTTGAGAGCGTTTGCTACTGGTGGTTATGCTGCTATGCAGAGAGTTACTCAGTGGAATCTTGATTTCACTGAAAAAAGTGAGCAAGGAGACag GTACCGTGAACTAGCTAACCGTGTTGATGAAGCGCTTGGTTTCATGCACGCTGCTGGACTCACCCTCGACCATCCCATAATGCAAACAACAGACTTCTGGACTTCTCATGAGTGTCTGCTCTTGCCTTATGAGCAATCACTAACAAGGCTAGACTCTACTTCTGGCCTCTACTACGACTGCTCTGCTCATATGATCTGGGTCGGTGAGCGAACCAGACAGCTCGATGGAGCCCATGTCGAGTTCTTAAGAGGTGTTGCTAATCCTCTTGGAATCAAGGTGAGCGATAAGATGGATCCGAAGGAGCTGGTGAAGCTGATTGAGATCTTGAATGCTGATAATAAGCCTGGAAGGATCACGATTATCACAAGAATGGGAGCAGAGAATATGAGAGTGAAGCTTCCTCATTTGATCAGAGCTGTGAGGCGTGCTGGACAGATTGTGACTTGGGTCAGTGATCCAATGCATGGAAACACCATTAAGGCTCCTTGTGGTCTCAAGACTCGTCCCTTTGACTCCATCTTG GCTGAAGTGAGGGCGTTCTTCGACGTGCACGAGCAAGAAGGAAGCCACCCGGGAGGTGTTCACCTAGAGATGACAGGTCAGAACGTGACCGAGTGCATCGGTGGTTCACGCACAGTCACGTTCGATGACTTGGGGTCACGATACCACACGCACTGTGACCCTCGCCTCAACGCCTCGCAGTCTCTCGAGCTCTCTTTCATCATCGCTGAACGCCTTAGAAAGAGACGCATCAAGTCCCAACAGGCTTTTTCTATCTAA
- the LOC103869051 gene encoding alcohol dehydrogenase-like 1: protein MDKTSSFSIQKGKPIRCKAALCRKAGEALVMEEIQVDPPQAYEVRIKIICTSLCHTDVTFWKLDSGPLARFPRILGHESVGLVESIGEHVDGFKQGDVVLPVFHPNCEECKDCKSSKSNWCARYANDSISNTRRYGMASRFKDSTGEDIHHFLFVSSFSEYTVVDIAHLVKISPDIPVQKAALLSCGVSTGVGAAWKVANVEEGSTVAVFGLGAVGLAVAEGARLRGAAKIIGVDLNPDKFELGKKFGFTDFVNPTLCGEKKVSEVIKEMTGGGVDYSFECVGLPSILSEAFISTRTGSGKTVMLGMGKHAAPISLGSFDLLSGRTICGSLFGGLKSKLDIPVLVDHYLKKELNLDSFITHELKFQEINKAFELLEEGKSLRCIIWMDK from the exons ATGGACAAGACGTCTTCATTCTCCATTCAGAAAGGGAAACCGATTAGATGCAAAGCAGCATTATGTAGAAAAGCAGGGGAAGCACTGGTGATGGAAGAGATCCAAGTTGATCCACCTCAAGCTTACGAAGTACGGATTAAAATCATATGTACTTCTCTTTGTCACACTGATGTTACTTTCTGGAAGTTAGACAGT GGGCCGCTTGCAAGGTTTCCTAGAATTCTCGGACACGAATCTGTCGG CTTGGTCGAGAGCATTGGTGAACACGTGGATGGATTTAAACAAGGTGACGTTGTATTACCAGTGTTTCACCCTAACTGCGAAGAATGCAAAGACTGCAAATCCTCAAAGAGCAACTGGTGTGCGAGATATGCCAACGATTCTATATCAAACACGAGACGATATGGAATGGCTTCTAGGTTCAAAGATTCTACTGGAGAAGATATCCACCATTTTCTCTTTGTTTCCAGTTTCTCTGAATATACCGTGGTAGATATCGCACATCTCGTAAAAATCTCTCCTGATATCCCAGTTCAGAAAGCTGCTTTGCTCAGCTGCGGTGTCTCCACAG GAGTTGGAGCAGCTTGGAAGGTGGCTAACGTGGAGGAAGGTTCCACCGTTGCTGTCTTTGGCCTCGGTGCCGTGGGACTTGCGGTTGCCGAAGGAGCTAGGCTGCGTGGGGCCGCGAAGATCATCGGTGTTGATCTCAATCCTGATAAATTCGAGTTAG GTAAGAAATTTGGTTTCACGGATTTCGTCAATCCTACTTTGTGCGGAGAAAAGAAAGTTAGCGAG GTGATCAAAGAAATGACAGGAGGAGGAGTTGACTACAGTTTCGAATGCGTTGGTTTACCTTCTATACTAAGTGAGGCTTTTATCAGCACCCGCACG GGATCAGGAAAGACGGTAATGTTAGGGATGGGGAAGCATGCAGCGCCAATAAGTTTGGGTAGTTTTGATCTTCTAAGTGGTAGAACTATTTGCGGAAGCTTGTTCGGGGGTTTGAAATCTAAACTGGATATTCCAGTTCTCGTGGATCATTATCTAAAAAAG GAGCTTAATCTGGATAGTTTTATTACACACGAGTTGAAATTTCAGGAAATCAACAAGGCTTTCGAGTTGTTAGAGGAAGGAAAGTCTCTCCGCTGCATCATATGGATGGATAAGTAA
- the LOC103869049 gene encoding O-fucosyltransferase 7 isoform X1: MRRRKKTLVVVVIRRLLTCAICIIALLGFLTVHIYVAPLNRLPRLHLSKYTTRQRGHISYENSITEPSSTRNLSRRETIEENEIQNQRLTSEHINNTHELSQPHFLTSPSFAKLNTTSGTQDYDKLWKHPPNRNFVPCVNPNPNYISPLESRGYLLVHTNGGLNQMRAGICDMVAIARIINATLVVPELDKRSFWQDTSKFSDVFDEDHFINALSKDIRVIKKLPKGIDGLTKVVKHFKSYSGLRYYQNEIATMWDEYKVIRAAKSDSRLVNNGLPPDIQKLRCRACYEALRFSTKIRSMGQILVDRMRSYGLYIALHLRYEKDMLAFSGCNHGLSASEAAELRKIRKNTAYWKVKDIDGKVQRLKGNCPLTPKEVGVLLKALGYAPNTPIYIAAGEIYGGESRLASLGSRFSMLMSKEKLATKEELKPFMNHSTQMAALDYIVSVESDVFIPSYSGNMARAVEGHRRYLGHRKTITPDRKAIVRLIDRIGRGAENDNRKVYERIIDIHKTRHGSPRRRKGPASGTKGLERHRSEESFYENPLPDCLCQRDPSRGR, translated from the exons ATGCGACGACGGAAGAAGACGCTTGTAGTGGTGGTGATACGCAGACTATTAACATGTGCCATATGTATAATAGCATTACTTGGCTTTCTCACCGTACACATCTACGTAGCTCCTCTCAACAGACTCCCTAGGCTACATCTTAGCAAATACACCACTCGT CAGCGAGGACACATCAGTTACGAAAACTCCATTACAGAACCGAGCTCGACTAGGAACCTATCTCGTCGGGAAACGATTGAA GAGAATGAGATTCAGAATCAGAGATTAACATCTGAACACATCAACAATACACATGAGCTATCTCAACCTCATTTCTTGACAAGCCCTTCCTTCGCCAAG TTGAACACTACAAGCGGGACACAAGATTATGACAAGCTTTGGAAACATCCACCTAACCGCAACTTCGTCCCTTGTGTGAATCCCAATCCTAATTACATAT CTCCACTGGAGTCTAGAGGTTATCTTCTTGTTCACACGAATGGCGGTCTTAACCAGATGCGTGCTGGG ATATGTGACATGGTAGCTATAGCTCGTATTATAAATGCCACACTTGTAGTCCCGGAGCTCGATAAACGATCTTTCTGGCAGGATACTAG TAAATTCTCGGATGTATTTGATGAAGACCATTTCATTAATGCTTTATCTAAAGATATAAGAGTCATCAAGAAGCTACCAAAAGGTATTGATGGACTTACAAAAGTGGTTAAGCATTTCAAAAGCTACTCAGGATTGAGATATTACCAAAATGAGATAGCTACCATGTGGGATGAATACAAG GTGATCAGAGCTGCCAAATCCGATTCTCGTCTAGTAAACAACGGCCTACCTCCAGATATTCAAAAGCTACGTTGCCGTGCTTGTTATGAGGCTCTACGCTTCTCTACTAAAATCAGATCAATGGGACAA ATTTTAGTCGATAGGATGAGATCTTATGGTCTATACATAGCGTTACATTTGAGATACGAGAAAGACATGCTGGCTTTTAGCGGCTGCAACCACGGTTTATCTGCTTCTGAAGCTGCTGAGCTAAGGAAGATAAg GAAGAACACAGCGTATTGGAAAGTTAAAGACATTGATGGAAAAGTACAAAGACTCAAAGGGAATTGCCCATTGACTCCAAAAGAAGTTGGAGTTTTACTAAAAGCTTTAGGATATGCACCAAACACTCCTATATATATAGCTGCTGGTGAGATTTACGGTGGTGAGTCTCGGTTAGCCAGTCTTGGCTCTCGTTTCTCCATGTTAATGAGTAAG GAAAAGTTGGCAACAAAAGAAGAGCTTAAGCCTTTTATGAACCACTCAACTCAAATGGCTGCACTTGACTACATTGTTTCCGTCGAAAGCGATGTTTTTATTCCATCCTATAGTGGAAACATGGCGAGAGCTGTTGAAGGGCATCGCCGGTATCTTGGTCACCGGAAAACAATAACTCCGGACAG GAAAGCCATTGTGAGGTTGATAGACAGAATTGGTAGAGGAGCTGAGAACGATAACAGGAAAGTCTATGAAAGAATCATAGATATCCACAAAACTCG ACATGGATCACCGAGGAGGAGGAAAGGACCTGCTTCAGGAACAAAGGGTTTGGAGAGACATCGTTCTGAGGAGTCTTTCTACGAAAATCCATTACCGGACTGTCTCTGTCAGAGAGACCCAAGTAGAGGGAGATGA
- the LOC117127814 gene encoding uncharacterized protein LOC117127814, translating to MQPTRRSSRLSEKETAIPDLSSSGPSGSSRKRIRKQRRKMTPPPSSPPAAYTSTDDEVEAFQLKEPRYQASRAIFQARNQENPELLCSHITPFSSRFVTSNSVERYEKLASREFVIQQRIDVTDKNLLDVKRVVVRSGLIYTLIDSDLFHPNVVKEFIANLGAAENRGDGVAVFLRVSMVEFSPSLINAMYLIPGFEEDPDYLEVDIDRVCSFLTDNRVRRSEAMSSKYLTPTNQVLYKLVCSNWIPTTNYTSMNQERLKFLYMLHHHRGFDFGQMVYDQIISFAANISTDRSRRVIFPTLIQQVIDYQRTVLSFEDDEEYTGYPKLVVKDIKAGIGQGGNSSAADLLADIERTIADLKSIRIRLRSKGVGENIHSILVGLNRMSRKMKWNRTVKKVKVSNE from the exons ATGCAACCCACCCGAAGAAGCTCTCGATTGTCTGAGAAAGAAACAGCTATTCCGGATCTCTCCTCTTCTGGTCCGTCTGGATCTTCCCGCAAACGTATCCGGAAACAACGCCGAAAGATGACTCCGCCACCGTCTTCTCCGCCTGCTGCATATACATCTACCGACGACGAGGTTGAAGCTTTTCAACTCAAAGAGCCACGCTATCAAGCAAGCCGTGCGATCTTCCAAGCACGAAATCAAGAAAACCCCGAACTACTTTGTTCCCACATCACTCCGTTCTCGAGTCGTTTTGTCACCAGCAATTCAGTTGAGAGGTATGAAAAATTGGCTTCACGTGAGTTTGTGATTCAACAGAGGATCGATGTGACTGACAAGAACTTGCTCGATGTGAAACGGGTGGTAGTTAGGTCAGGGTTGATCTATACTCTGATTGATAGTGACTTGTTTCATCCAAATGTTGTGAAAGAGTTTATTGCCAATTTGGGTGCGGCTGAGAATAGAGGAGATGGTGTTGCTGTGTTTCTTCGTGTGTCTATGGTTGAATTCTCGCCTAGCTTGATTAATGCTATGTATTTGATCCCTGGCTTTGAAGAAGATCCTGACTACTTGGAAGTAGACATTGATCGAGTGTGCTCGTTCCTGACGGATAATCGTGTGCGACGTTCTGAAGCCATGAGCTCTAAGTATCTGACCCCGACGAATCAAGTCCTCTACAAGCTGGTGTGCTCAAATTGGATTCCCACCACCAACTACACGTCAATGAACCAGGAACGACTCAAGTTTCTCTACATGCTTCATCATCACAGGGGCTTTGACTTTGGTCAGATGGTCTATGATCAAATCATCAGTTTTGCAGCTAACATCAGCACTGACAGGTCTCGGAGAGTCATTTTCCCTACATTGATTCAGCAAGTGATTGACTATCAACGGACAGTGCTGTCatttgaagatgatgaagagtATACCGGGTATCCTAAGCTGGTGGTAAAGGACATCAAGGCAGGCATAGGCCAAGGGGGTAACTCTAGTGCCGCTGATCTTCTGGCTGACATTGAGCGAACCATAGCTGATCTTAAAAGCATTCGGATTCGCTTGAGGAGTAAGGGAGTA GGGGAGAATATCCACAGCATCCTCGTCGGACTCAACAGAATGAGCAGGAAGATGAAGTGGAACCGGACAGTGAAGAAAGTGAAAGTTTCTAATGAGTGA
- the LOC103869049 gene encoding O-fucosyltransferase 7 isoform X2, giving the protein MRRRKKTLVVVVIRRLLTCAICIIALLGFLTVHIYVAPLNRLPRLHLSKYTTRRGHISYENSITEPSSTRNLSRRETIEENEIQNQRLTSEHINNTHELSQPHFLTSPSFAKLNTTSGTQDYDKLWKHPPNRNFVPCVNPNPNYISPLESRGYLLVHTNGGLNQMRAGICDMVAIARIINATLVVPELDKRSFWQDTSKFSDVFDEDHFINALSKDIRVIKKLPKGIDGLTKVVKHFKSYSGLRYYQNEIATMWDEYKVIRAAKSDSRLVNNGLPPDIQKLRCRACYEALRFSTKIRSMGQILVDRMRSYGLYIALHLRYEKDMLAFSGCNHGLSASEAAELRKIRKNTAYWKVKDIDGKVQRLKGNCPLTPKEVGVLLKALGYAPNTPIYIAAGEIYGGESRLASLGSRFSMLMSKEKLATKEELKPFMNHSTQMAALDYIVSVESDVFIPSYSGNMARAVEGHRRYLGHRKTITPDRKAIVRLIDRIGRGAENDNRKVYERIIDIHKTRHGSPRRRKGPASGTKGLERHRSEESFYENPLPDCLCQRDPSRGR; this is encoded by the exons ATGCGACGACGGAAGAAGACGCTTGTAGTGGTGGTGATACGCAGACTATTAACATGTGCCATATGTATAATAGCATTACTTGGCTTTCTCACCGTACACATCTACGTAGCTCCTCTCAACAGACTCCCTAGGCTACATCTTAGCAAATACACCACTCGT CGAGGACACATCAGTTACGAAAACTCCATTACAGAACCGAGCTCGACTAGGAACCTATCTCGTCGGGAAACGATTGAA GAGAATGAGATTCAGAATCAGAGATTAACATCTGAACACATCAACAATACACATGAGCTATCTCAACCTCATTTCTTGACAAGCCCTTCCTTCGCCAAG TTGAACACTACAAGCGGGACACAAGATTATGACAAGCTTTGGAAACATCCACCTAACCGCAACTTCGTCCCTTGTGTGAATCCCAATCCTAATTACATAT CTCCACTGGAGTCTAGAGGTTATCTTCTTGTTCACACGAATGGCGGTCTTAACCAGATGCGTGCTGGG ATATGTGACATGGTAGCTATAGCTCGTATTATAAATGCCACACTTGTAGTCCCGGAGCTCGATAAACGATCTTTCTGGCAGGATACTAG TAAATTCTCGGATGTATTTGATGAAGACCATTTCATTAATGCTTTATCTAAAGATATAAGAGTCATCAAGAAGCTACCAAAAGGTATTGATGGACTTACAAAAGTGGTTAAGCATTTCAAAAGCTACTCAGGATTGAGATATTACCAAAATGAGATAGCTACCATGTGGGATGAATACAAG GTGATCAGAGCTGCCAAATCCGATTCTCGTCTAGTAAACAACGGCCTACCTCCAGATATTCAAAAGCTACGTTGCCGTGCTTGTTATGAGGCTCTACGCTTCTCTACTAAAATCAGATCAATGGGACAA ATTTTAGTCGATAGGATGAGATCTTATGGTCTATACATAGCGTTACATTTGAGATACGAGAAAGACATGCTGGCTTTTAGCGGCTGCAACCACGGTTTATCTGCTTCTGAAGCTGCTGAGCTAAGGAAGATAAg GAAGAACACAGCGTATTGGAAAGTTAAAGACATTGATGGAAAAGTACAAAGACTCAAAGGGAATTGCCCATTGACTCCAAAAGAAGTTGGAGTTTTACTAAAAGCTTTAGGATATGCACCAAACACTCCTATATATATAGCTGCTGGTGAGATTTACGGTGGTGAGTCTCGGTTAGCCAGTCTTGGCTCTCGTTTCTCCATGTTAATGAGTAAG GAAAAGTTGGCAACAAAAGAAGAGCTTAAGCCTTTTATGAACCACTCAACTCAAATGGCTGCACTTGACTACATTGTTTCCGTCGAAAGCGATGTTTTTATTCCATCCTATAGTGGAAACATGGCGAGAGCTGTTGAAGGGCATCGCCGGTATCTTGGTCACCGGAAAACAATAACTCCGGACAG GAAAGCCATTGTGAGGTTGATAGACAGAATTGGTAGAGGAGCTGAGAACGATAACAGGAAAGTCTATGAAAGAATCATAGATATCCACAAAACTCG ACATGGATCACCGAGGAGGAGGAAAGGACCTGCTTCAGGAACAAAGGGTTTGGAGAGACATCGTTCTGAGGAGTCTTTCTACGAAAATCCATTACCGGACTGTCTCTGTCAGAGAGACCCAAGTAGAGGGAGATGA